A genomic segment from Polyangium mundeleinium encodes:
- a CDS encoding ExbD/TolR family protein has product MSRKTRRVAIKPANPPNSDINVTPLIDVVLVMLIIFMVVTPLLEKNLDVRVPETEKVETVTEVPPDQLVVRIGTEGEFKINYDKVTNEEYVDKLKSKLERRKEDDKIVFFIADDKANYARLIAALDGAKQAGAKVLGMMTTPPEDEEKK; this is encoded by the coding sequence ATGAGCAGAAAGACGAGAAGGGTGGCGATCAAGCCCGCCAATCCGCCGAACTCGGACATCAACGTCACGCCCCTCATCGACGTCGTGCTCGTGATGTTGATCATCTTCATGGTCGTCACGCCGCTGCTCGAGAAGAATCTCGATGTACGCGTGCCCGAGACGGAGAAGGTCGAGACGGTCACGGAAGTGCCGCCTGATCAGCTCGTGGTTCGTATCGGGACCGAGGGTGAATTCAAGATCAACTACGACAAGGTCACGAACGAAGAATACGTCGACAAGCTGAAGTCGAAGCTCGAACGGCGGAAGGAGGACGACAAGATCGTCTTCTTCATCGCCGACGACAAAGCGAACTACGCGCGTCTCATCGCCGCGTTGGACGGGGCCAAGCAGGCCGGCGCGAAGGTGCTCGGCATGATGACCACGCCCCCCGAAGACGAAGAGAAGAAGTAA
- a CDS encoding ExbD/TolR family protein yields the protein MGMAVGPKKGSVKNDINVTPLVDVVLVLLIIFMVITPMLQRGKDVKLPQSKSIDEENKDSDPIILSVTTDKHIYIESSEYDKEGFTPALKAVLDAKPGRKILLKGDQTLTVGDVREVMELSRKAGAKSVALGVEEQK from the coding sequence ATGGGAATGGCAGTCGGCCCGAAGAAGGGCAGCGTAAAGAACGACATCAACGTCACGCCGCTCGTCGACGTCGTCCTTGTTCTTCTGATCATCTTCATGGTCATCACGCCCATGCTCCAGCGCGGCAAGGACGTGAAGCTGCCCCAGTCCAAGTCGATCGACGAGGAAAACAAGGACAGCGATCCGATCATCCTCTCGGTCACGACGGACAAGCACATCTACATCGAGAGCAGCGAGTACGACAAAGAGGGCTTTACGCCTGCGTTGAAGGCGGTCCTCGACGCGAAGCCGGGGCGGAAGATCCTGCTCAAGGGCGACCAGACGCTGACCGTGGGCGACGTGCGCGAGGTCATGGAGCTGTCGCGGAAGGCAGGCGCGAAGAGCGTGGCCCTCGGTGTTGAAGAGCAGAAGTAG
- a CDS encoding MotA/TolQ/ExbB proton channel family protein: MDFSLSGLWREMGLFARLVVIVMGVMSLTSLLVLGERLVMSFKSMSDSKVFAAKMASLLANGDLDAAADAKFGKDIGYLGRTIRAGLVAYKGSVHGEKDLCFESVARALERQQARELAVLKRGHGWLATVGSTAPFVGLLGTVMGIVTAFEKMAASGSGGLGTVSAGIAEALITTAFGLLVAIPAVMAFNFLAGWVDARAVDISESSNEFLDLVARRLAEGPREEEEEGEESEAAA, encoded by the coding sequence ATGGATTTTTCACTGAGTGGACTTTGGCGTGAAATGGGGCTTTTTGCCCGCCTGGTCGTGATCGTGATGGGCGTCATGAGCCTCACGTCCCTCCTCGTCCTGGGCGAGAGGCTCGTGATGTCTTTCAAGTCGATGTCCGACTCGAAGGTGTTCGCTGCGAAGATGGCCTCCCTCCTGGCGAACGGCGATCTCGACGCTGCGGCGGACGCCAAGTTCGGCAAGGATATCGGCTACCTCGGCCGCACGATCCGCGCGGGCCTCGTGGCCTACAAGGGCTCGGTTCACGGCGAGAAGGACCTCTGCTTCGAGTCCGTCGCGCGCGCCCTCGAGCGTCAGCAGGCCCGTGAGCTCGCGGTCCTGAAGCGTGGCCACGGCTGGTTGGCGACGGTCGGCTCCACGGCGCCGTTCGTCGGTCTGCTCGGTACCGTCATGGGTATCGTCACCGCCTTCGAGAAGATGGCCGCGAGCGGTTCCGGTGGTCTCGGGACGGTCTCCGCCGGTATCGCCGAGGCGCTCATCACGACGGCCTTCGGTCTGCTCGTCGCGATTCCCGCCGTCATGGCGTTCAACTTCCTCGCCGGCTGGGTCGACGCGCGTGCGGTCGACATCTCCGAGTCCTCGAACGAGTTCCTCGATCTGGTCGCGCGTCGCCTCGCCGAGGGGCCGCGCGAAGAGGAGGAAGAGGGCGAGGAGAGCGAGGCCGCGGCCTAG
- a CDS encoding energy transducer TonB, giving the protein MFDSVLGRDNIPKSRLGTGAVLSVVVHALIFALVLYITTRPAEKKTDLPEVTFVAPAPPPPPPPPPPPPAGGKKVKPIEKPKPVKKPDTIVETKEEPKPEEKPPEKEPEPEAKEEEGEGEEGGVPGGVPGGVPGGVVGGVVGGVLGNPAPPPPPPQNVTIPFGAGMTRPSKVSGPEIRHTSEALAARVEGVMIARCVITESGSVEGCAIIKGLPHMDAAVLRTLASQRYTPVMFNGKAQRVNYTFTIRLVMPTR; this is encoded by the coding sequence ATGTTCGACTCGGTTCTAGGCCGCGACAACATCCCCAAGAGCCGCCTCGGCACGGGCGCCGTGCTGTCGGTGGTAGTCCACGCCCTCATCTTCGCGCTCGTCCTGTACATCACGACGAGACCGGCGGAGAAGAAGACGGATCTGCCGGAGGTGACGTTCGTCGCCCCAGCGCCGCCTCCTCCACCTCCGCCGCCACCTCCGCCGCCGGCAGGTGGCAAAAAAGTCAAGCCGATCGAGAAACCGAAGCCGGTGAAAAAGCCGGACACGATCGTCGAGACGAAAGAGGAGCCCAAACCGGAGGAGAAGCCACCGGAGAAGGAGCCCGAGCCCGAAGCCAAGGAAGAAGAGGGCGAGGGCGAAGAGGGCGGCGTGCCCGGCGGCGTGCCCGGCGGTGTGCCCGGTGGCGTCGTTGGTGGCGTCGTCGGTGGTGTGCTCGGCAATCCGGCACCTCCGCCCCCGCCGCCGCAGAACGTCACGATTCCGTTCGGGGCGGGAATGACGCGCCCATCGAAGGTCTCGGGCCCCGAGATTCGCCACACGTCCGAGGCTCTGGCCGCGCGCGTGGAGGGCGTCATGATCGCGCGCTGCGTGATCACGGAGTCGGGGAGCGTGGAGGGGTGCGCCATCATCAAGGGGTTGCCCCACATGGATGCGGCCGTTCTCCGGACACTCGCCTCGCAGCGCTATACGCCGGTCATGTTCAACGGCAAAGCGCAGAGGGTCAACTACACCTTTACGATTCGCCTGGTGATGCCCACCCGCTGA
- a CDS encoding TonB-dependent receptor — MVAGSAYAADGVITGQVRNAATKAPVADVVITVTSPALQGEQIVVTDAGGNFRVPQLAPGEGYTVRADKEQYKPFSRGGIKLTSGSTIRVNLELLPENIQAGEEIVVVGKPPVIDVGSSRVAVTIDSEFTRRVAVNPPAAKGGATRSFESLAAVAPGANADAYGVSVNGTSSPENGFIIDGVSANDPAFGILAVPLSAEFVKEVNVITAGYLPEYGRSIGGVMDVVTKSGSNEFHGSVFGAITPGAFEGQRTLIPRAGNTINTNPTLGSVRDFGFEIGGPIVKDKLWFFAGFSVAMQRYRLERVLSSLNNTLEDRTMPDPMNPNGPQIPGQDGVVDTAVPVLDPATGYQTASPLKGVNPQIYYADQQTMQYIGKLTWNINQDHNISVTVFGAPSTSGGNGTFGFDAQDGGVAVGNLVGPYNSLAGTVDQFNNSVVLKSSSAFANKKFLVDVTLGWVYNSIAQGAADGSNVNDINDPTKLAYMPGMTWRRTTGGAHPISDFESLPATAAAQCDPTGDGRFVSNFCPVASYRTGGPGLMNIATSNRYQGRVIATALLNALGQHVIKAGVDFEVLNYTNTKGYGGGVFFRESTSGNFVADFRRYGFLQGPDDAVNLDVFEATSTSTTVGGFIQDSWNILDRVTVNLGVRYDAQVVTGNDGNVGIALPNQWSPRIGAIWDPTREGRAKITANFARFYQAITLNMVDRSFPGELGLQKNRSLNAPNFNPPKNGVCNPLDPVQARGPECNSIDNLATATLDYDPNQKYLITGSDRVPVDPDLKPQSSDQIVVGGEYEIITDARIGGAYTRQWLNYAMEDMSRDEASTYFIGNPGYGIAKDFPKATRDYDSFMVYFQKAFSNQWLAQVNYTVSWNRGNLAGLFRPETGQLDPNINSDFDLVSILANRTGDLPGDRRHVIKVFGAKEFQLPANVTINLGLGYLGRSGTPLNVLGSHVLYGDSEVFILPRGDGGRTPWVHSIDTNVTFGYRFSKDSTLTVGVDVFNLFNFQQATGFDQRYTLADVLPIAEGSEANLHGKKGEAPTDTSKKLLYSDGSDFDPADVNPNWKNPTAYQTPRQIRINARVTF; from the coding sequence ATGGTCGCCGGATCGGCGTATGCAGCCGACGGCGTGATCACCGGCCAGGTGCGTAACGCGGCTACAAAAGCACCCGTTGCGGACGTCGTCATCACAGTGACGTCCCCCGCGCTGCAGGGTGAGCAGATCGTCGTGACGGATGCGGGGGGTAACTTCCGCGTTCCGCAGTTGGCCCCCGGTGAGGGTTATACCGTTCGCGCAGACAAGGAGCAGTACAAGCCCTTCTCGCGCGGCGGTATCAAGCTCACCAGCGGCTCGACGATCCGCGTAAACCTGGAGCTTCTGCCGGAGAACATCCAGGCGGGCGAAGAGATCGTCGTCGTCGGCAAGCCGCCGGTCATCGACGTCGGCTCCTCGCGCGTCGCGGTGACCATCGACAGCGAGTTCACGCGCCGCGTGGCCGTGAACCCCCCGGCCGCCAAGGGCGGCGCGACGCGCTCCTTCGAGAGCCTCGCGGCTGTCGCTCCCGGCGCCAACGCCGACGCGTACGGCGTGTCCGTGAACGGCACGTCGTCGCCCGAGAACGGCTTCATCATCGACGGCGTCTCCGCGAACGACCCGGCGTTCGGCATCCTCGCGGTGCCGCTCTCGGCTGAGTTCGTGAAAGAGGTCAACGTCATCACGGCGGGTTACCTGCCAGAGTACGGCCGCAGCATCGGCGGCGTCATGGATGTCGTCACGAAGAGCGGCTCGAACGAGTTCCACGGCTCCGTCTTCGGGGCGATCACGCCCGGCGCGTTCGAGGGTCAGCGTACGCTGATTCCCCGCGCGGGGAACACGATCAACACGAATCCGACGCTCGGCTCGGTTCGTGACTTCGGCTTCGAGATCGGCGGCCCGATCGTGAAGGACAAGCTCTGGTTCTTCGCGGGCTTCAGCGTGGCGATGCAGCGCTACCGCCTCGAGCGCGTCTTGAGCAGCCTGAACAACACGCTCGAAGACCGGACGATGCCGGATCCAATGAACCCGAACGGCCCGCAGATCCCGGGCCAGGACGGCGTCGTGGACACGGCGGTCCCCGTGCTCGACCCGGCGACCGGCTACCAGACTGCGAGTCCGCTCAAGGGCGTCAATCCGCAGATCTACTACGCCGATCAGCAGACGATGCAGTACATCGGCAAGCTGACCTGGAACATCAACCAGGACCACAACATCAGCGTGACGGTGTTCGGCGCGCCGTCGACGTCCGGCGGCAACGGCACGTTCGGCTTCGACGCGCAGGACGGCGGCGTGGCGGTCGGCAACCTGGTCGGCCCGTACAACTCGCTCGCGGGCACGGTCGACCAGTTCAACAACAGCGTCGTGCTCAAGAGCTCGTCGGCGTTCGCGAACAAGAAGTTCCTGGTCGATGTGACCCTCGGCTGGGTCTACAACAGCATCGCGCAGGGCGCGGCGGACGGTTCGAACGTCAACGACATCAACGACCCCACGAAGCTCGCGTACATGCCGGGCATGACGTGGCGCCGCACGACCGGCGGAGCGCACCCGATCAGCGACTTCGAGTCGCTCCCGGCGACGGCGGCCGCACAATGCGATCCGACGGGCGACGGGCGCTTCGTGAGCAACTTCTGCCCCGTCGCATCGTACCGGACCGGCGGTCCGGGCCTGATGAACATCGCCACGAGCAACCGCTACCAGGGCCGCGTCATCGCGACGGCGCTGCTCAACGCGCTCGGGCAGCACGTCATCAAGGCCGGCGTGGACTTCGAGGTCCTGAACTACACGAACACGAAGGGCTACGGCGGCGGCGTGTTCTTCCGCGAGAGCACGAGCGGCAACTTCGTCGCGGACTTCCGTCGTTACGGGTTCCTGCAGGGCCCCGACGACGCGGTCAACCTCGACGTGTTCGAGGCGACCTCGACCTCGACGACGGTCGGCGGCTTCATCCAGGACTCGTGGAACATCCTCGACCGCGTCACGGTGAACCTCGGCGTCCGTTACGACGCGCAGGTCGTGACGGGCAACGACGGCAACGTCGGCATCGCGCTGCCGAACCAGTGGTCGCCGCGTATCGGCGCGATCTGGGATCCGACCCGCGAGGGCCGGGCCAAGATCACGGCGAACTTCGCTCGGTTCTACCAGGCGATCACGCTGAACATGGTCGATCGCTCGTTCCCGGGTGAGCTCGGTCTCCAGAAGAACCGCTCGCTCAACGCGCCGAACTTCAACCCGCCGAAGAACGGCGTCTGCAACCCGCTCGATCCGGTGCAGGCCCGCGGGCCGGAGTGCAACAGCATCGACAACCTGGCGACGGCGACCCTCGACTACGACCCGAACCAGAAGTACCTCATCACCGGCTCCGATCGTGTCCCGGTCGATCCGGATCTCAAGCCGCAGTCGTCGGATCAAATCGTCGTCGGCGGCGAGTACGAGATCATCACGGACGCGCGCATCGGCGGCGCTTACACGCGCCAGTGGCTGAACTACGCCATGGAGGACATGAGCCGCGACGAGGCGTCGACGTACTTCATCGGAAACCCCGGGTACGGCATCGCGAAGGACTTCCCCAAGGCCACGCGCGACTACGACTCCTTCATGGTGTATTTCCAGAAGGCCTTCTCGAACCAGTGGCTCGCGCAGGTCAACTACACCGTCTCGTGGAACCGCGGTAACCTCGCGGGTCTGTTCCGGCCGGAGACGGGCCAGCTCGATCCGAACATCAACTCGGACTTCGACCTGGTCTCGATCCTCGCGAACCGGACGGGCGACCTGCCCGGTGACCGTCGCCACGTGATCAAGGTGTTCGGCGCCAAGGAGTTCCAGCTCCCGGCGAACGTCACGATCAACCTCGGCCTCGGCTACCTCGGCCGCAGCGGCACGCCGCTGAACGTCCTCGGCTCGCACGTGCTCTACGGCGACTCCGAGGTGTTCATCCTGCCCCGCGGCGACGGAGGCCGTACGCCCTGGGTCCACAGCATCGACACGAACGTGACGTTCGGCTACCGCTTCTCGAAGGACAGCACGCTGACCGTCGGTGTCGACGTCTTCAACCTGTTCAACTTCCAGCAGGCCACGGGCTTCGACCAGAGGTACACCCTGGCGGACGTCCTGCCGATCGCGGAAGGGTCCGAGGCGAACCTCCACGGGAAGAAGGGCGAGGCGCCGACGGATACGAGCAAGAAGCTGCTCTACTCCGACGGCTCGGACTTCGATCCGGCGGACGTCAACCCCAACTGGAAGAACCCGACCGCTTATCAGACGCCGCGGCAGATCCGCATCAACGCGCGCGTAACCTTCTGA
- a CDS encoding thioredoxin family protein, translating to MARPRSLFPALLVALAAGCGAAPPPGPDAPTTAEVGPTNGAAGTNGATKSGEPTKPDGASAGKDAVAPPLVFIEDDLDGAMARARAEKKALFVDAWAPWCHTCLSMKNYVLVDPALRPLADRVVFAAIDTDRPSSAAFLERYKMSFWPTFFVIDPAKGDVVAYLPGAVSAREMRSFVEDAVRVMDASAPPSDPLYTLAQASAARAAGDHRKALALYDELLAKVDARWPRRDDALAGKLSSLAGSGDVDGCARFGAEHVDEIRGAAAPADFAAVLLSCASRLAKSSTQDLVRRKAIAKLEALVASPPPESTVDDRADALAILAGVKSELGDTDGARAAHEKRLVIMEKAAAEAKSPEIAATYDYGRAISYMALGRGEEAVRMLEQREREMPKSYDPPARLSNALAKMGRLDAALAANGRAVALSYGPRRLAYLKQRADLQAKTGDRKGQIATLREEVAGHEALGPGQRNEAALADARRRLTEALGEGSAPPKR from the coding sequence ATGGCCCGACCTCGCTCCCTGTTCCCAGCGCTCCTCGTCGCCCTCGCCGCCGGATGCGGGGCCGCCCCGCCGCCCGGCCCCGACGCACCCACCACGGCCGAGGTCGGCCCCACGAACGGCGCGGCCGGGACGAACGGCGCCACGAAATCAGGCGAGCCCACGAAGCCGGATGGCGCGTCCGCCGGAAAGGACGCGGTCGCTCCGCCGCTCGTGTTCATCGAGGACGACCTCGACGGCGCGATGGCGCGCGCGCGCGCCGAGAAGAAGGCGCTCTTCGTGGATGCGTGGGCGCCATGGTGCCACACGTGCCTCAGCATGAAGAACTACGTGCTCGTCGATCCGGCGCTTCGCCCGCTCGCCGATCGCGTGGTGTTCGCGGCGATCGACACGGATCGCCCTTCGAGCGCCGCATTCCTCGAACGATACAAGATGAGCTTCTGGCCGACGTTCTTCGTGATCGATCCCGCGAAAGGCGACGTCGTCGCTTACTTGCCGGGCGCGGTCTCGGCGCGCGAGATGCGCAGCTTCGTCGAGGACGCGGTGCGCGTGATGGATGCCTCCGCGCCTCCCTCGGATCCGCTCTACACGCTGGCGCAAGCGAGCGCCGCGCGCGCGGCCGGCGATCATCGCAAAGCGCTCGCACTTTATGACGAGCTGCTCGCGAAGGTCGACGCGCGCTGGCCTCGCCGCGACGACGCGCTCGCCGGAAAGCTCTCCTCGCTCGCCGGGAGCGGGGACGTCGATGGCTGCGCGCGATTCGGCGCCGAGCACGTGGACGAGATTCGCGGCGCCGCCGCTCCCGCCGATTTCGCGGCCGTTCTCTTGAGCTGCGCGAGCCGGCTCGCGAAGAGCTCCACGCAGGATCTCGTGCGTCGCAAGGCGATCGCGAAGCTCGAAGCGCTCGTCGCGTCGCCGCCGCCCGAGTCCACGGTCGACGATCGCGCCGACGCGCTCGCGATCCTCGCGGGCGTGAAGAGCGAGCTCGGCGACACGGACGGCGCGCGCGCGGCGCACGAAAAACGACTCGTGATCATGGAGAAGGCCGCGGCCGAGGCGAAGTCGCCCGAGATCGCGGCGACGTACGATTACGGCCGGGCGATCTCGTACATGGCGCTCGGTCGCGGCGAGGAAGCCGTGCGGATGCTGGAGCAGCGCGAGCGCGAGATGCCGAAGTCGTACGATCCGCCGGCGCGGCTCTCGAACGCGCTCGCGAAGATGGGGCGACTCGACGCCGCGCTCGCGGCGAATGGCCGCGCCGTGGCGCTCTCCTATGGGCCGCGGCGGCTCGCGTACCTCAAGCAACGCGCGGATCTGCAGGCCAAGACGGGCGATCGAAAGGGGCAGATCGCCACGCTGCGCGAGGAGGTCGCGGGGCACGAGGCGCTCGGCCCGGGGCAACGCAATGAAGCGGCGCTCGCGGACGCGCGCCGTCGCCTGACCGAGGCGCTCGGCGAGGGCAGCGCACCGCCGAAGCGATAA
- a CDS encoding matrixin family metalloprotease gives MKTLRKAALLAAFAAGILSAPTEARAWTGLEGPPYPVWGILPVKFYVNASTFPPEIAATAQQRLVDGFGAWAAPECTDFATQLLGDLPDGTWNSNDNKNVLMWINRPDNWPLELGPVDSVIGVTLPVWSPDGDGNQIISDADIVFNNVGFCWYDTATNPNGNCMGGSPVDTLSIATHEQGHFLGLGHTDVTGSTMEPFYDGGNAIASIEQDDIDGVCTLYPPGSGIPSCSACTVNAAKTECKALATGCNGQCIGIYNCEISCPVAKTPADYKACLDACKMQFPDGVEAYEAYAGCLCNLCSKSCPIECPGGSGAGGGGWEEEEPEGPRIEDPGGCGCSVEGKHGKVGALAALGLGLAAITRRRRRR, from the coding sequence ATGAAAACCCTCCGAAAGGCCGCCCTCCTCGCCGCATTTGCTGCCGGGATCCTCTCCGCGCCGACCGAGGCGCGCGCCTGGACGGGCCTCGAAGGCCCGCCGTATCCGGTATGGGGGATTCTCCCGGTCAAGTTCTACGTCAATGCGTCCACGTTCCCGCCCGAGATCGCCGCGACTGCGCAGCAGCGGCTCGTCGACGGGTTCGGCGCCTGGGCGGCCCCCGAGTGCACCGATTTCGCGACGCAGCTCCTCGGGGATCTGCCGGACGGGACGTGGAATTCGAACGACAACAAGAACGTCCTGATGTGGATCAACAGGCCAGACAACTGGCCGCTGGAGCTCGGACCGGTGGATTCGGTCATCGGCGTCACGCTGCCGGTATGGTCGCCCGACGGCGACGGCAATCAGATCATCTCCGACGCGGACATCGTCTTCAACAACGTCGGGTTCTGCTGGTACGACACCGCCACGAACCCGAACGGCAATTGCATGGGAGGCAGCCCCGTCGATACGCTCTCCATTGCTACGCACGAGCAGGGCCATTTTCTCGGCCTCGGCCATACCGACGTCACGGGCTCGACGATGGAACCCTTCTACGACGGCGGCAATGCCATCGCGAGCATCGAGCAGGACGACATCGACGGCGTCTGTACCCTCTATCCCCCCGGCTCCGGCATCCCGAGCTGCAGCGCTTGCACCGTGAACGCCGCGAAGACCGAATGCAAGGCGCTCGCCACTGGCTGCAATGGCCAATGCATCGGCATCTACAACTGCGAAATCTCCTGCCCCGTCGCCAAGACCCCCGCCGACTACAAGGCCTGCCTCGACGCCTGCAAGATGCAATTTCCGGACGGCGTCGAGGCCTATGAGGCGTATGCGGGCTGCCTCTGCAACCTCTGCTCGAAATCGTGCCCCATCGAATGCCCCGGCGGCTCCGGCGCGGGCGGAGGCGGCTGGGAAGAAGAGGAGCCCGAGGGCCCCCGGATCGAGGACCCCGGCGGCTGCGGCTGCTCCGTCGAGGGCAAGCACGGCAAGGTCGGCGCCCTCGCCGCCCTGGGCCTCGGCCTCGCCGCGATCACCCGCCGGCGCCGCCGGCGCTGA